The DNA segment CACACCGAAGACGGTTAAGGTCTTGCGACAGGGTGTGGAAGTGGAGGTTTTAACCCAAGATCTGGTTGTGGGCGATCACGTGGTCCTTCGAGCAGGCAGCGCCATACCAGTGGACGGTGTGGTGGTGAGCGGCCATGGATCGGTGGACGAATCGGCCATTACCGGAGAGAGTATGCCGGTGGAAAAGACGGTGGGAGACCGTGTGACATCCGGGGGTTTGAACAAGACGGGATACTTGGTGATGGAGGCAGAGCGGGTGGGCAGTGACACCACCCTGGCACAAATGATTCAATTGGTGGAGGAAGCGACGAGTTCCAAAGCGCCGATTGCGAAGCTTGCCGATAAGATCAGCGGCATTTTTGTGCCGACGGTGATGACTATTGCAGCCGCCGCGTTTGTGGTGTGGTGGCTAGGTACCGGTGACTTTGAATTTGCCCTCAGTATCGGCATTTCGGTGCTGGTTATTTCGTGTCCGTGTGCATTAGGCCTGGCCACCCCGACAGCGATTATGGTGGGCACGGGAAAAGGCGCCGAGCACGGCGTGTTAATTAAGTCGGCGGAGTCCTTGGAAGTGCTTCATGGGATTACGACGGTGGTTCTGGATAAGACCGGCACGATTACGGAAGGCAAACCTGTCGTGACGGATGTGGTGAGCGTGTTGTGCGATAAAGAGCGACTGATTGCCGTTGCTGCTGCGGTGGAAAAGCTCTCGTCGCATCCTTTGGCTGAGGCAATGATAAGCCATGCTGAGGCGCAGGGCCTGACCCTTCCTGAGGCGACGGACTATACCCTTCTTGAAGGGCGAGGGATCACCGGTGTGGTGGACGGCACGACGATTTATGCCGGGAACGGACAGCTGATGGCGGATCAGGGGTTTGCCGTGACGGACTTCGAGACTGAGGTGGCCCGCTTTACCGAAGAGGGCAAGACGCCAATGTATTTTGCCTCCGACCGCGGCGTCCTCGGTGTGATTGCTGTGGCGGATGTGATCAAAGCGGATTCCAAAGCGGCGGTAGCCACGATGCGGCACATGGGTATAGATGTAGTGATGATCACAGGGGATAATGCCCGTACGGCGGATGCTATCGCAAGTCAGGTAGGCATTACCCATGTTATCGCTGATGTCCACCCACAGGACAAAGCCCGTTATGTGAGGGAGCTTGGCGAGACGGGCAAGGTTGCCATGGTCGGTGACGGGATCAACGATGCACCGGCTCTCGTACAGGCTGATGTGGGCATAGCCATTGGGGCTGGGACGGAAGTGGCGATTGAGTCGGCGGATGTAGTGCTGATGACAAGTCGCCTAAGTGATGTGCCGCTGGCGATTAAGCTCTCCAAAGCCGTCATGAGAACGATTAAAGAGAATCTCTTTTGGGCGTTTATTTACAATGTCATTGGCATTCCCATTGCAGCCGGAGCTTTATATCACAGCTTCGGTCTCCTGTTAAACCCCATGGTGGCGGCGACGGCCATGAGCTTCAGTTCCGTGTCTGTGGTCACCAATGCACTGCGACTGAAATTTTTTACACCGAGATTAAATGACGGGATAGTGACAAAGGAGGAGTTATGAAAACTGTTTTTTCTATTGAAGGTATGAGTTGCGCACACTGCGTCCGTGCAGTAGATGAAGCCATCAAAAGCGTGAGCGGCGTCGAGGGTGTGGATGTGAGCCTGGAAGAGAAAAAAGCTGTGGTGGTTGGCAACTTTGATGTGAATGCGGCCAAAGCGGCGGTAGAAGACGAAGGCTACACCATAACCGATGTGACGGAAAGTTAAGACACAAAAAAAGAGGACCTATTCACACCTCAGGGGAGTGAACGGTCCTTTTTTATTGGGGGTTTAACTGTGCTTTTTCGTAGCGCTGATGGCAATGTAGGTTGCGATCACCATAAATGCTATCATTAGAAGCGGTGCGCCGTTGCTTGCGGCAAAGCCTGTGATCTCGCCGGGTTGCACCACACCGGTCACTTGAAGCACGATACCGATGAGTCCGACAATGGAACCGCCGGCCACAAGACCGGAAGAAAGGCTGATGCCGTTGGCAACTTTAGCATCGGCAAGTTCTTTATCTTTGGTGGTTTTTTCAATGAAGTATCTCAAAATAGCTCCGATGAGAATGATGGAGGTGGTTGAGATTGGCAGATAGAAACCGATGGCTACGGTCATAATTGGCAAGTTCGCAAAGAAGAAGAACAGTGCCATGACGATACCGACGATAATCATAATCCAAGGAATTTCTCCGGAGAAGATACCGCTGGTCAATGTGGACATCAAGTTAGCTTGCGGAAGGGCGAACGGCGGGTTGGAAGAGGTGATGGCAAGTTGATCTTTTAAGAGTAAGATAACGCCCATCGTGATCACGACACCGATAACGCCGGAGAGGGAGAATGACTTGGTCATTTCGTCTTTGTCGCCGCCGATGACGAAGGCAACTTTTTGAGATTGGAAGTAACCGCCGGCCATGGCGATAGCGACAACGATAAAGGTTGAGAACATCAACAGTGCGTGGTTGTCAGCATTGCCGGTCCAGCCCATGATGACGAAGATCAAGGTAGCTACAACAACCGATGCAATGGTCATACCGGATACAGGGAGGTTGGATGTCCCGATGGTACCGGTGAGCTTTGCAGATACGATGACAAAGACAGCAGACAGCAGCAGCGTAATGACAATGCCAAGGATAGCCATCACAGGGTTTGAAGAGATCATAAATGCGCCTACAACACCAAATACAACGCCGGCAGCGAGCAATACCATATTCAGGTTGCTGCGGGATGTTTTAGAAGAGGAGGCGGCTTTTGCGCCCATAGTGGCTTTCAGTGAGGTGATAATGGTAGGGATCAGACGGATAGCACCGATGATGCCGCCGCAGATCATCATACCGGCACCGATGTATTTGACATAGTTACCGGAGATGGCATCAGCACCCATTTGGTTGATAAAGGTTGCAGAGTCGTTCCACACGACAGCGGAGTCTGTGGCCATTTCAGCGAAGAAACCGACGAGAGGCACGACAGCGAAGTTGGCAAGTACCGAGCCGGCAAACATCATCAGGGAGACTTCCGTGCCGACAATAAAGCCGATACCCATAAGAAGCGGATTGGCTTCCATGGTGAAGTGGAACTTATAGAATTTCTCGCCGACAATGCTAAAGACGCTGTTGACTTTGTTCAGGAAAGAGCCGGTGAAGACGGTAATAAGACCGCCGATGCCGAAGCCTTGAAGCATAAACTTCAGGGATTCCCCCTTACCTTCAGATGCAACCAGGGTTTCGGAAATCGCCATGGATTCAGGGTACATCAGGTTACCGTGTTCTTCCACGATGAGATAATCATAAACCAGTGTGGAGACGCCGACACCGAAAAGGACGCCGCCGATACCAACAATAATAGCTTCCAAATAGTTGTATTGTGCGCCGATAAGAATAACGGCAGGGAGCACGAAAATGGTACCGCTGGCTACCGATTCGCCGCCGCTGGCCATCCCTTGAACCAAGTCTTTACCTAAAATACCTTTGCTCTTTGCAAAAGTCAGAACGAGAGCCGAACCGATGATGGAACCAGGAATACCGGCTGCAACGGTCAGACCGGCTTTCATACCGGAATAGGCGGTAGAGGCTGCGAAGATAGCGGCAATAATAGCGCCGATGAGGATGACCGCAAGGTTCATCCCAGAGCGGTTGGCGCTCTTGACATAAGGGACATAGTCCTTACCGGCCACGCCGCCATAAGCGTCTTTTGACAGCTTTTGAACGTCTTTGTTTTCAGTTTTTTCCATAGAATATCCTTTACTTTAAATTTTTCAAAAGAGCGACAGTAAAGTCCCACATTCGTTGAGATGAGGAAATACTGAGGTGTTCTTTTGGGGAGTGAATGTCGAACATATCCGGTCCGTAACTGATCATGTCGCAATCAGGCAGAACCTTCTTTAACAAACCGCATTCCAGGCCGGCATGGATGGCATCGTAGCGAGCTTCTTTTCCGAAGAGGGCCTTATAGGTGGAAAGGGATATATCGCGAAGGGGACTGTCTTGTTCAAATTGCCATGCAGGGTAACGGTTAGTCAGTTCTGTAGTTGCACCGACGCGTTTGGCGGCGGTCGCTAAGGTTTCAATGACACTGTCCAGTTCGGATTCGGAAGAAGAGCGGATGGACGTTTCCAGTACGATCATGTTGTCTTCATCAGTAACCACGGCATTATTCAGTGACGTTTGAACCAGACCTTCAATGTCTTTGGACATAGAGATCACGCCGTTCGGCGCCATGATAAAGAAGTCGACAATGTTTTCGGTGGCCGCTTTGGTCAGTGCAGTGTCAGCAGCGGAGGATTCACAAGTGATGGTGAGTCCCGGTTCTTCCACGGTGTATTCCAACGTGATCAGCTCTGCCATCGTTTGAATCAGGCTTTCTGCCTTTTCTGTGTCGTCAACCACAATCGTTGCGGTGGCCGCATCAGGAATGGCGTTGTGTTTCATGCCGCCTTTGACAGTGGCCAGTTGTACATCCATCGCCTGTTGGACGGCATGAATGAGACGGAAGAGAATCTTGTTGGCGTTGCCGCGGCCTTTGCCGATTTCCTGGCCGGAGTGACCGCCTTTGAGTCCGGACACGGCAACAGTAAGGGCGGAGCCTGTGACCGATTCGGTCTCTTTGGCAAAGCGGATTTCAATGGTCGCACCGCCGGCACAGCTGACCAAAAAGACCCCTTCTTCTTCCGAGTCCATATTGATGAGGCGCTTGCCTTGGAGCATGCCTTCTTTAAGTGCGGCAGCGCCGTCCATACCGGTTTCTTCGTTGGTTGTGATTAATACTTCCAAAGCCGGATGTTCATAGTCACCGTCTAAAATAGCCATCGCATAGGCTACGGCAATCCCGTTGTCACCACCGAGAGACGTGCCGTTGGCACGAATAAAGTCGCCTTCTACGATCATCTCGATAGGATCCGTATCGAAGTTGTGATCCACATCGTCATTTTTCACGCAGACCATATCCATGTGGCCTTGGAGAATCACGGGTGTGGCATTCTCGTAACCGGCGCTGGCAGGTTTGCGAATGATGACGTTGTAAGCCTCATCCTGAGTGACGTCTAAATGACGCTCTTTCGCGAATGCCGTGAGAAAGTCGGAAACAGCTTTCTCATTGCCGGAGCAGCGAGGAATTTGGTTCAGTTCATAGAACCAGTGAAATACATTTTTCGGTTCAATGTTAAGTGACATAGTAACCTCCTATCAAATAAGTCTTCACTGAGCACGATACTGGAACTCAGGTGCAAGGGACAGTATAGGCAGAAAGAAAACGCTTGTCAATAGATAAAAATTTTCCAAATTGACAAAAATTTTACAAAAATATATAGATTTATTACTTTAAATAGAGACGTAAAAGAGATTAACAAGGCAAATACAAGGTTTCACATGATGGAATGGAAGAGTGGGATCTAGGAAAACTACCTGAGAGAGCGTGGTGTTTTAAAAAATCCCACCAAAAATCTTTAAAACATTGGTGATACAATGTGAAAAAAAGGTGAAAATCGACGCATCAACGCAAGTCACGGCATTAAGCTATTTTATTCATAGAGGTAAAACAATACTATACCTGATGTGGATTATTTCGGCTGGCGGTGATACTAACACCGGTGAGACACAACTAAGTGATGACACGCTGTTTTATGATGAGTCGGCACCTTTGATTAGGTGGCTCTTTATCTAAAGACAGTCCTTTTGGAGAATGTGTCCTTTCATTTGGGTACATGACAGCGGTTTGGTGGTGGACAAGGGCATAAAAAAAGCGCAGCGAGATGCTGCGCCGGGTATTGTTATTTTGCATTGGTGAGTTCGATCGTGGCGTTAAAGACAGGATACGCCGCAGAGCTGATAGTGAGGGTTGTCGATCCGACGTCCTTGAGTTCAGACTCTGCGTCATCGGGCAAATAAGTGACCATAAGAGGTTCGCCGCCGGAAAGCTTTCTGATGACATCCTCTTTTTTTAAGTCGCCGGTGCCGGCAGAGTAGAGCGGCGCGGCGGTGTAATCGAAGTTGACTTCCACGATGTCTTGAAAGTCCACAGGTTCGCCGGTATAGATGACGTACAGCTCAGCTTTTATTGTCGGCTTTGTAGCCAACAGTTCCGATTTTTCTGTCTCTGTCAGGGTGGTGTCGGCTTCCACGTCGGCTTCCGTGGCAGGATAGTAGACCTCCCGCACTTCAAAGGCATCGGAAGAACCGAAGTAGGATGCAATGATGTCCGCCTCGTTGTTGAGCACAGCCTCAGTTGCCGGAGCATTGGCGTTCTCATTGGTTACGGGGGCATTGGTCGGTGCGTCGTCGGAGTTTGCAGGGGCATTGGCTTTGTTGCAGCCTGCAAGAGCGAGACAGAGCAGAGACAGTGTGATCAGTTTTTTCATAAAGTACCTCCTAGGCGTTGCGACGCAGTCGCGGCACAACACGATCGTAAACGATGTAGACAATGACAACAGTAAGCAGCATTTCAACTAAGACGGAAGCGTTATAGACGGCAGAGTACAACCAAGGGGCCTGACCTTCCGGTGCGTAGGATCCGAAGAGCAGCCATCCTGAGAGGAAGTGGGACAGGTAACGAAGGAGAAAAGCGATAACAAGGCCCATGACGGCTTTGGATTTGGATGTCGTAAAGCAACTGACCACGGCAATGGATCCGAACGGTAAAATATAGTCCAAAAGCAGACTGAGGGGATGGTAGAGCGGCGCACCGCTCAGCACCAG comes from the Peptoniphilus equinus genome and includes:
- a CDS encoding heavy metal translocating P-type ATPase, whose protein sequence is MKQQFNVTGMTCAACSARVERKVSNMDGVNTVGVNLLTGSMVVDYDGPTAADIIATVEKAGYGASIKADKMDETPAPRVDEVATIRRRLMIAGTLTLPIFYIAMGDMWGFIMPHFLTGLENAGIYALTQFMLLLPVLYVTRDYFSRGFKNLVQRAPNMDSLIAVGGGAAVLYGIYALFRINYALGHADMDVAHYFMMHLYFESAAMIVTLITFGKYLEARAKGRTTEAITKLMDLTPKTVKVLRQGVEVEVLTQDLVVGDHVVLRAGSAIPVDGVVVSGHGSVDESAITGESMPVEKTVGDRVTSGGLNKTGYLVMEAERVGSDTTLAQMIQLVEEATSSKAPIAKLADKISGIFVPTVMTIAAAAFVVWWLGTGDFEFALSIGISVLVISCPCALGLATPTAIMVGTGKGAEHGVLIKSAESLEVLHGITTVVLDKTGTITEGKPVVTDVVSVLCDKERLIAVAAAVEKLSSHPLAEAMISHAEAQGLTLPEATDYTLLEGRGITGVVDGTTIYAGNGQLMADQGFAVTDFETEVARFTEEGKTPMYFASDRGVLGVIAVADVIKADSKAAVATMRHMGIDVVMITGDNARTADAIASQVGITHVIADVHPQDKARYVRELGETGKVAMVGDGINDAPALVQADVGIAIGAGTEVAIESADVVLMTSRLSDVPLAIKLSKAVMRTIKENLFWAFIYNVIGIPIAAGALYHSFGLLLNPMVAATAMSFSSVSVVTNALRLKFFTPRLNDGIVTKEEL
- a CDS encoding heavy-metal-associated domain-containing protein, with the protein product MKTVFSIEGMSCAHCVRAVDEAIKSVSGVEGVDVSLEEKKAVVVGNFDVNAAKAAVEDEGYTITDVTES
- a CDS encoding OPT/YSL family transporter, with protein sequence MEKTENKDVQKLSKDAYGGVAGKDYVPYVKSANRSGMNLAVILIGAIIAAIFAASTAYSGMKAGLTVAAGIPGSIIGSALVLTFAKSKGILGKDLVQGMASGGESVASGTIFVLPAVILIGAQYNYLEAIIVGIGGVLFGVGVSTLVYDYLIVEEHGNLMYPESMAISETLVASEGKGESLKFMLQGFGIGGLITVFTGSFLNKVNSVFSIVGEKFYKFHFTMEANPLLMGIGFIVGTEVSLMMFAGSVLANFAVVPLVGFFAEMATDSAVVWNDSATFINQMGADAISGNYVKYIGAGMMICGGIIGAIRLIPTIITSLKATMGAKAASSSKTSRSNLNMVLLAAGVVFGVVGAFMISSNPVMAILGIVITLLLSAVFVIVSAKLTGTIGTSNLPVSGMTIASVVVATLIFVIMGWTGNADNHALLMFSTFIVVAIAMAGGYFQSQKVAFVIGGDKDEMTKSFSLSGVIGVVITMGVILLLKDQLAITSSNPPFALPQANLMSTLTSGIFSGEIPWIMIIVGIVMALFFFFANLPIMTVAIGFYLPISTTSIILIGAILRYFIEKTTKDKELADAKVANGISLSSGLVAGGSIVGLIGIVLQVTGVVQPGEITGFAASNGAPLLMIAFMVIATYIAISATKKHS
- a CDS encoding aminoacyl-histidine dipeptidase encodes the protein MSLNIEPKNVFHWFYELNQIPRCSGNEKAVSDFLTAFAKERHLDVTQDEAYNVIIRKPASAGYENATPVILQGHMDMVCVKNDDVDHNFDTDPIEMIVEGDFIRANGTSLGGDNGIAVAYAMAILDGDYEHPALEVLITTNEETGMDGAAALKEGMLQGKRLINMDSEEEGVFLVSCAGGATIEIRFAKETESVTGSALTVAVSGLKGGHSGQEIGKGRGNANKILFRLIHAVQQAMDVQLATVKGGMKHNAIPDAATATIVVDDTEKAESLIQTMAELITLEYTVEEPGLTITCESSAADTALTKAATENIVDFFIMAPNGVISMSKDIEGLVQTSLNNAVVTDEDNMIVLETSIRSSSESELDSVIETLATAAKRVGATTELTNRYPAWQFEQDSPLRDISLSTYKALFGKEARYDAIHAGLECGLLKKVLPDCDMISYGPDMFDIHSPKEHLSISSSQRMWDFTVALLKNLK
- the thiT gene encoding energy-coupled thiamine transporter ThiT → MKPRTLAYAGVAIALSQILSYIKFLEMPQGGSVTLGSMVPLTLFALMATPGEAFLAGGVYGILQLVLSGAPLYHPLSLLLDYILPFGSIAVVSCFTTSKSKAVMGLVIAFLLRYLSHFLSGWLLFGSYAPEGQAPWLYSAVYNASVLVEMLLTVVIVYIVYDRVVPRLRRNA